One region of Wyeomyia smithii strain HCP4-BCI-WySm-NY-G18 chromosome 3, ASM2978416v1, whole genome shotgun sequence genomic DNA includes:
- the LOC129727453 gene encoding uncharacterized protein LOC129727453, which produces MRKQSKNILLDRLHRGAVYTCMGVTLWASYVIGARLYHYFTVVKPARKAEELRMLEAGAGTGPALASTATGQLDTAPTLRS; this is translated from the coding sequence ATGCGAAAACAATCTAAAAACATACTCCTGGACCGGCTTCATCGGGGCGCCGTCTACACCTGCATGGGAGTGACCCTGTGGGCCAGCTACGTGATAGGAGCGCGGTTGTACCATTATTTCACCGTGGTTAAACCGGCGCGGAAGGCAGAAGAATTGCGAATGTTGGAAGCGGGTGCTGGTACAGGACCGGCCCTAGCGTCCACCGCTACAGGTCAGCTTGACACGGCACCGACGTTAAGGTCGTAA